A region of Paenibacillus thiaminolyticus DNA encodes the following proteins:
- a CDS encoding acyl carrier protein, with product MEDAKVKIKQFVSRFFRKHELQDDDDIFSLGYVNSLFAMQLVMFLEKEFHIRVDNQDLDLNNFRSIHKIVELIERKAGVVNNP from the coding sequence ATGGAAGACGCCAAGGTAAAAATCAAGCAATTTGTGAGCAGGTTTTTTAGAAAGCACGAATTACAAGATGATGATGATATTTTTTCATTGGGGTATGTAAACTCTTTGTTTGCGATGCAATTGGTCATGTTTCTCGAAAAAGAATTTCATATCCGGGTTGATAATCAAGATCTGGACCTCAACAACTTTAGGTCAATCCATAAAATTGTTGAACTGATTGAGAGAAAAGCCGGAGTCGTTAATAATCCGTAA
- a CDS encoding ACP S-malonyltransferase: MEKFAFLFPGQGTQFLQMGKAFYENYPIAKQTFEEASEVSGLDMANLCFHGSVSSMNEFANMQLAILTAEIAIFRAYMNDYGMYPQFAVGHSIGEYAALVSAGAMTFADAITIMAKRGELVSRIIDKNTGHMAIIEQASPQMIEDCIKASNAQESVYISCFNSGSQYAISGWNDKLEAVEQMLLEKGATVSPLFHSPPIHSPLMNEICMEYLDFMNGFEFYPFRFPVISNYTGAPLSNPAQIAQTLTYHLISPVLFTSATNLFHKYGVTATIEMSPKLLLSELINEDRPAITTYCYGLIQDKQKLDELFQSDPNFAKDMPNFAGRCLSILVSTENKNQNQNEYKEVVQIYERIKEKYNEQQRNHVGTTTDPHPEMLDMLIAALRMKRLEPRELKNCVKTLLDETNSFYRFANVYNAL, translated from the coding sequence ATGGAGAAATTCGCTTTTCTTTTTCCGGGGCAAGGCACTCAGTTCTTGCAGATGGGAAAAGCATTTTATGAAAATTATCCGATAGCAAAGCAGACCTTCGAGGAAGCAAGCGAGGTCTCAGGCCTGGATATGGCTAACCTCTGCTTCCATGGGAGCGTAAGCAGCATGAATGAATTTGCAAATATGCAGCTTGCTATCCTGACGGCTGAGATTGCGATATTCAGGGCGTATATGAACGATTATGGCATGTACCCTCAATTCGCCGTTGGCCATAGTATTGGAGAATATGCCGCATTGGTGAGTGCAGGAGCGATGACCTTCGCGGACGCGATCACCATCATGGCGAAGCGGGGAGAACTGGTAAGCAGGATTATCGATAAGAATACCGGTCATATGGCGATCATTGAACAAGCCAGCCCGCAAATGATAGAAGATTGCATCAAGGCATCCAACGCACAGGAGAGCGTTTATATTTCATGCTTCAATTCCGGGAGTCAATACGCAATCAGCGGATGGAACGACAAGCTGGAAGCGGTCGAGCAAATGCTGCTGGAGAAGGGGGCCACTGTATCTCCGCTATTTCATAGTCCGCCCATTCACTCCCCTCTCATGAATGAGATTTGCATGGAATATTTAGATTTTATGAATGGCTTTGAATTTTATCCATTCCGTTTTCCTGTCATTTCGAATTATACTGGAGCTCCTTTATCCAATCCGGCTCAAATAGCCCAAACGTTAACCTACCATTTAATTAGTCCCGTCTTATTTACATCGGCCACCAACCTGTTTCATAAATATGGCGTTACGGCGACGATTGAAATGAGTCCCAAGTTATTATTGTCTGAATTGATTAATGAAGATCGGCCGGCAATCACAACGTATTGTTATGGCTTGATTCAGGATAAGCAAAAGTTGGATGAGTTATTTCAGTCCGACCCGAATTTTGCCAAGGATATGCCCAATTTTGCCGGAAGATGCCTTAGCATACTCGTGTCCACCGAGAACAAAAATCAGAACCAAAACGAATATAAAGAAGTTGTTCAAATCTATGAAAGAATTAAAGAAAAATACAATGAACAACAACGAAATCATGTGGGAACGACAACCGATCCGCATCCAGAAATGCTCGATATGCTGATTGCTGCACTTCGAATGAAAAGGCTAGAACCGAGAGAATTGAAAAATTGCGTAAAAACGTTGTTGGATGAAACCAATTCTTTCTACCGGTTCGCCAATGTATATAACGCCTTATAG
- a CDS encoding acyl-CoA dehydrogenase family protein, translated as MMMKIELTKEQLNWKAEFRDFVDEVVMPYAEKNDREERIDPELMERLKEKGYLGSMLPREYGGLGLDWVTIGILNEEIGRGCSSLRSLVTVHGMVALALLRWGSEEQKHQWLPKMAAGEIIGAFALTEPEVGSDAKNVQSAAVASGHTYVINGHKKWITMGQIADIYLVFAQCEGKPTAFLVERNTPGFTATAISGLLGARASMLAELHLADCVIPKDNMVGSVGTGLSHVALHCLDYGRYTVACGCVGLGQACLEQSVDYSRKRRQFGRALRENQLIQKMITEMTVNVKAARLLCYQSGYLKDVMDPDSIMETWTAKYFASKMVNQAASDAVQIHGANGCSRDYPVERYMRDARINEIIEGTSQMHEMLIALHTIRNI; from the coding sequence ATGATGATGAAAATCGAATTGACGAAGGAACAGCTCAACTGGAAAGCGGAGTTCAGGGATTTTGTAGATGAGGTCGTGATGCCCTATGCTGAAAAAAACGACAGAGAAGAGCGGATCGATCCCGAATTAATGGAGCGATTGAAGGAGAAGGGATACCTTGGTTCCATGCTGCCACGGGAGTACGGCGGATTGGGGCTGGACTGGGTGACCATTGGAATTCTGAACGAAGAAATAGGACGCGGGTGCTCTTCCTTGAGAAGCCTGGTGACCGTACATGGAATGGTGGCCTTGGCTCTCCTTCGCTGGGGAAGTGAAGAACAGAAGCATCAATGGCTGCCGAAAATGGCCGCCGGTGAAATTATCGGCGCTTTTGCGCTCACCGAGCCGGAGGTGGGCAGTGATGCCAAGAATGTGCAGTCGGCGGCGGTTGCATCCGGCCATACTTACGTAATCAATGGACATAAAAAATGGATCACGATGGGACAGATCGCGGATATTTATTTGGTGTTCGCCCAGTGCGAAGGAAAACCAACGGCTTTTCTGGTCGAACGCAACACTCCGGGTTTTACCGCAACGGCTATATCCGGCTTGCTGGGCGCCAGGGCTTCGATGCTGGCGGAACTGCATTTGGCCGATTGTGTAATCCCGAAGGATAACATGGTGGGCAGCGTCGGGACGGGGTTATCCCATGTGGCCTTGCATTGTCTCGACTACGGGAGATATACGGTAGCCTGCGGATGTGTAGGCTTGGGCCAGGCTTGCTTGGAGCAGTCGGTAGACTATTCAAGAAAAAGAAGGCAATTCGGCAGGGCATTAAGGGAGAACCAGCTGATTCAGAAGATGATCACGGAAATGACGGTAAATGTGAAGGCAGCCAGGCTCTTATGTTATCAGTCGGGGTATTTGAAGGATGTTATGGATCCCGATTCGATCATGGAGACATGGACGGCCAAATATTTTGCCTCCAAGATGGTTAACCAGGCCGCAAGCGATGCCGTGCAAATTCATGGAGCGAATGGATGCAGCCGTGATTATCCAGTGGAAAGGTATATGCGGGATGCCCGAATCAATGAAATTATTGAAGGAACCTCGCAAATGCATGAAATGCTGATCGCCCTTCATACGATTAGAAATATATAG